In Plasmodium vinckei vinckei genome assembly, chromosome: PVVCY_13, a single genomic region encodes these proteins:
- a CDS encoding Sad1/UNC domain-containing protein, putative, which yields MIWWFLISINFLFFLIKSFFTPKGTIYLNDLNNTQNNVETGLVSLEHYASNFKVIEILGSDTYPATKWKKLGKISTNFTKSFELFNIYDHCKNYDEDNCWVKYLKFIVLSHHDIEQNYYCTLTHLQIFASSGVDMLSDKIYSDDSANQIESDPENSDEQKTIKIQEQENAENLEALHEDKVLNNIKKQIHPKEPDSNNQPSKDNYYKDAISSDNFHNDKLFYNNIHNDGARYKNSKQNAHYTNYAHYLSIEKDPFDTNLLEKELTQSKLIDTDLIKKELMDTELIEDELLNYEFIEKDIKITAFNEENIFDNITQQMQREYGENKQYINEDTSIISNKGMKYNEKIIPHGDNTKNIQRIENKYIMHPKYYNKLLKDIQNVIILKNGKNGIGLKWTNLLRINPKYNTDLKIEPFNNINIEAMKIAYHISNKIYTICNSFKNYNISKFFKMSLITSYKHIIINFVQNDENITFFMNREKYNYDDYTKEENTIKYSPYKNYFNAKKLVSPFYHSLENVLIILYNSHFIPNNKWNTYIENKRINIKKNDKKKIIWKKQKCTALNTLEYYQNFIMVKYKHIILIKSKKINLINMVFFPKILCNNNFICLYTNREIYERLINNSNDLITNIIQIYRIYEDINNKAHTEKTNYEAFRCEQNEGAKFLLSLFLPKKLTKKKYTLHNFINNILKYNHTNINNNKRNTLFKYILNIIKKEHNDIQQQANLYISILNDTFLILYIIYRSKKNYVYTLNFFKNCIDFIFKWNKYNKSNILMLTINNESLSNKYTRIILMNIWNEYNILKKKNKILESNSQINVDPNDDYNGCANFYEIAKNIFNYDIEKNAKLETFFNENKNSNDCLYSDRLCHTPLMNNQNNDYTTEFVAHLKDLTLFEILFQKIIAKNIIIRYGATLFDPNKYHIKTLNTCFINIWNNSLLNIQKINEENENFKFDLSTIKTLVEKHLETDHCNFQQLSYITKKWKKNQTGQNIIKNNEIDNINYILSIFYRITSRNIVLHHFHMTKFAKNNPKDLRYTYTTKRNPILYMFISLINNRIKSLNMMNHYKNKIKNKYINYDINHCIFKIMKQYKPVIKINEYLNNQNIDKYQSRIDPQNNINICLSVNEAGDIIQSVNCGKGYQDKNIISREIKKGKIESNIVNINYSNTIDDKKNDNSMEILDEIKKTEESNSKLINEVYDIITEYDDRISNNYTVKLKTGKNVSLIVNKQDKIKGDIKNNHPIKSQIEREKILGYPDDLDKIIDDNINYDNYQDCLREEKIEEKSKNTRGHALLTLVDKVKMIENKNNHAITKLRDVIRITNNKTKIIYHMLSNFKVMQNTISLLLKYIMINEKNMKDLNKNKNRMNNILKILKNICLAQFNDVNSTFDSLKHVCDQLKDILYDEFEKKYFFQNSNNKYTMCHNTEDIIPHDKNSIHPKNSSFNLKSNYIFNFLYYENHCYNDTFKTPLIYYNSSVEKIQNVYLKIFDFFSKFNFWKYLISKFKYFKNKIYNYLINTNKNIERPNNNQQNNHSNNTNQETNKNYSFSDFSDTNIYVLLISMFLFVFIVNNFLCFILYKNLSNKLNAYHQKCACHTK from the exons atgatatGGTGGTTTCTAATTTCAATCaactttttgttttttcttataaaaagtttttttaCTCCCAAGGGgacaatatatttgaatgatttaaataacACCCAAAACAATGTAGAAACAG GTTTAGTGTCTTTAGAGCATTATGCATCAAATTTTAAAGTAATTGAAATACTTGGAAGTGATACATATCCAGCtacaaaatggaaaaaattagGAAAAATTTCAacaaattttacaaaaagtTTTGAACTATTTAACATTTATGATcattgtaaaaattatgatgaaGATAATTGCTGggttaaatatttaaagttTATTGTTTTGTCGCATCATGATATagaacaaaattattattgtacTTTAACTCACCTTCAAATTTTTGCTTCTTCTGGTGTTGATATGCTTagtgataaaatatattcagaTGATAGTGCTAATCAGATCGAAAGTGATCCTGAAAATTCTGACGAacaaaaaacaattaaaatACAAGAACAAGAAAATGCAGAAAATTTGGAAGCTTTGCACGAAGATAaagttttaaataatattaaaaaacaaatacatCCAAAAGAACCAGATTCAAACAACCAGCCTTCGAAGgacaattattataaagatGCTATAAGTTCTGATAATTTCCATAACGataaacttttttataacaataTTCACAATGATGGTGCCCGATATAAAAATTCGAAACAAAATGCACATTATACAAACTATGCTCATTATCTATCCATAGAAAAAGATCCTTTTGACACAAACTTATtagaaaaagaattaaCACAATCTAAATTAATAGACAcagatttaataaaaaaagaattaatgGACACAGAATTAATAGAAGATGAGTTGCTAAACTATGaatttattgaaaaagatattaaaattacGGCTtttaatgaagaaaatatattcgaTAATATAACTCAGCAAATGCAACGGGAGTATGgagaaaataaacaatatattaatgaagATACATCGattatttcaaataaaggtatgaaatataatgaaaaaataatacctCATGGGGAtaacacaaaaaatattcaaaggattgaaaataaatatataatgcatCCTAAATactataataaattattaaaagataTTCAAAATGTGATCAtcttaaaaaatggaaaaaatggaatagGATTAAAATGGACCAATTTATTAAGAATAAATCCTAAATATAACACTGACTTAAAAATCGAACcctttaataatataaacatcGAAGCCATGAAAATTGCTTATCATATttctaataaaatttatactatatgcaattcttttaaaaattataatatatcaaaattttttaaaatgtccTTAATAACTTCGTacaaacatataataataaatttcgttcaaaatgatgaaaatattactttttttatgaatagagaaaaatacaattatGATGATTATACTAAAGAAGAGAATACCATAAAATATTCcccatataaaaattatttcaatgctaaaaaattagtttcccctttttatcattcccttgaaaatgtattaattatattatataattcacATTTTATTCCAAACAACAAATGGAATACATacatagaaaataaaagaataaatataaaaaaaaatgacaaaaaaaaaataatttggaAAAAGCAAAAATGCACAGCTTTAAATACATTAGAgtattatcaaaattttattatggtaaaatataaacacatcattttgattaaatcaaaaaaaattaatttaataaatatggtgTTCTTCCccaaaatattatgcaacaataattttatttgtttatatacaaatcgagaaatatatgaaagaCTTATCAATAATTCTAATGATTTAATCACAAAcataatacaaatttatagaatatacgaagatattaataataaagcaCACActgaaaaaacaaattatgaAGCATTTCGATGTGAACAAAATGAAGGAGCGAAATTTCTGttaagtttatttttacctAAAAAattgacaaaaaaaaaatacacacttcataatttcataaataatatattgaaatatAATCACACAAACATCAATAACAACAAGAGAAATAccttatttaaatatatactgaacataattaaaaaagaacaCAATGATATACAACAACAAGCCAACCTTTATATTAGCATACTTAATgacacatttttaattttatatataatttatagatcgaaaaaaaattatgtatatactttaaatttttttaaaaattgtatagattttatttttaaatggaataaatataacaaatcgaatattttaatgttaacgataaataatgaatctTTATCGAATAAATATACCAGAATTATTCTTATGAACATTTGGAATGAATacaacattttaaaaaaaaaaaataaaatacttgAAAGTAATTCACAAATTAATGTAGATCCAAATGATGATTACAATGGATGCGCCAACTTTTACGAAattgcaaaaaatatttttaattatgatATCGAAAAGAATGCTAAGCTagaaacattttttaatgaaaataaaaattccaACGATTGTTTATATTCAGATAGATTATGCCATACTCCTCTTATGAATAAccaaaataatgattataCAACTGAATTTGTTGCTCATTTAAAAGATTTAACACTTTTTGAAATACTTTTCCAGAAGATAAtagcaaaaaatattataatcagATATGGTGCAACTTTATTTGACCCTAATAAATATCATATTAAAACATTGAATACATgctttataaatatatggaataattccctattaaatattcaaaaaattaatgaagaaaatgaaaattttaaatttgatCTAAGCACAATAAAAACATTAGTGGAAAAACATCTCGAAACAGACCATTGCAATTTCCAACAGTTATcatatattacaaaaaaatggaaaaaaaatcaaacaggccaaaatattatcaaaaataatgaaattgaCAATATTAATTACATTTTAAGCATTTTCTATCGCATCACAAGTCGAAACATAGTTCTTCATCACTTCCATATGACAAAGTTTGCTAAAAACAACCCCAAGGACCTTAGATATACATACACAACAAAGCGAAACCCCATActttatatgtttatttctttaataaataacagAATAAAATCCTTGAACATGATGAatcattataaaaataaaataaaaaataaatacatcaATTATGACATAAAtcattgtatttttaaaattatgaaacAATACAAACctgttataaaaataaatgaatatttaaataatcaaaatattgATAAGTATCAGTCAAGAATCGACccacaaaataatattaacataTGCTTATCAGTTAACGAAGCGGGGGATATTATACAATCTGTTAATTGTGGTAAAGGTTATCaagacaaaaatattattagcagagaaataaaaaaaggcaAAATTGAAAGTAACATAGTAAACATAAACTACAGCAATACTAttgatgataaaaaaaatgataacaGTATGGAAATAttagatgaaataaaaaaaactgaAGAATCAAACAGCAAACTTATTAACGAAGTTTATGATATTATAACAGAGTATGATGATCGCatatcaaataattatactgtaaaattaaaaactgGAAAAAATGTTTCACTAATAGTTAATAAacaagataaaataaaaggagatataaaaaataatcaccCAATTAAAAGCCAAATagaaagagaaaaaatattaggCTATCCAGATGATCTTGATAAAATCATTGATGATAATATCAATTATGACAATTATCAGGATTGTTTAAGAGAAGAAAAAATCGAAGAAAAGTCAAAAAATACAAGAGGGCATGCACTACTAACATTAGTAGATAAAGTTAAAAtgatagaaaataaaaataaccaCGCTATTACAAAATTACGAGATGTTATAAGAATaactaataataaaacaaaaataatatatcatatgcTATCAAATTTCAAGGTAATGCAAAATACTATAAGCCTTttgttaaaatatattatgataaatgaaaaaaatatgaaagatttaaataaaaataaaaatcgaatgaataacattttaaaaatattaaaaaacatttgTTTGGCACAATTTAATGATGTAAATTCAACTTTTGATTCACTTAAGCACGTTTGCGATCAACttaaagatatattatatgatgaatttgaaaaaaaatacttttttcaaaattcgaataataaatacacaATGTGCCATAATACAGAAGATATTATTCCTCATGATAAAAATTCTATACATCCAAAAAATTCtagttttaatttaaagagcaattatatatttaattttttatattacgAAAATCATTGCTATAATGACACATTTAAAACACCtcttatttattacaattCTTCTgtggaaaaaatacaaaatgtttatttaaaaatatttgacttttttagtaaattcaatttttggaaatatttaatttccaaatttaaatatttcaaaaataaaatttacaactatttaataaatactaacaaaaatatagagCGACCTAATAATAATCAACAAAACAACCATTCTAATAACACTAATCAAGAAaccaataaaaattattcctTTTCGGATTTTAGCGATACAAacatatatgttttattaatctctatgtttttatttgtatttattgtaaataattttttgtgttttatattgtacaaaaatttatcaaataaattaaatgcTTATCATCAAAAATGTGCATGCCATACCAAATAG
- a CDS encoding ubiquinol-cytochrome c reductase iron-sulfur subunit, putative has protein sequence MIRIRSIALISKNNIFLRKNELNKISQRYFGGTFNHNIKENERVPPASENPGYKNLFDHAEDIKLWEIEEKENITHKKVDDLSELVEPSHHPHQYEGIFVRTRYAHYNQTAEPVFPRKPDLEKGELASGANVTRTDVWHNPNEPAIVSVGKFEPHNFRPAGYIENAPNPDSVNSDYHPDFREYRLRSGNADRRTFMYFISASYFFIMSSIMRSTICKAVHFFWISKDLVAEGTTELDMRTVGEGEHVVIKWRGKPIFVKHRTPEDIQRAREDDKLVETMRDPQLDSDRTLRPEWLVNIGVCTHLGCIPAPGGNYNGYFCPCHGSHYDNSGRIRQGPAPANLEVPPYEFVDENTIKIG, from the coding sequence ATGATAAGAATAAGGAGTATCGCtttaatttcaaaaaataatatatttttaagaaaaaatgaattaaataaaataagtcAAAGATATTTTGGTGGGACATTTAATCATAATATTAAGGAAAATGAGCGAGTTCCTCCAGCTTCAGAAAATCCAGGttacaaaaatttatttgatcatgcagaagatataaaattatgggAAATCGAAGAAAAGGAAAACATTACTCATAAAAAAGTAGATGATTTATCTGAATTAGTCGAGCCATCACATCATCCTCATCAATATGAAGGTATATTTGTTAGGACTCGATATGCTCATTATAATCAAACAGCTGAACCAGTTTTTCCAAGAAAACCCGATTTAGAAAAGGGTGAATTAGCTAGTGGAGCTAATGTAACAAGAACAGATGTATGGCATAACCCCAATGAGCCTGCTATTGTTTCTGTTGGAAAATTCGAACCTCATAATTTTAGACCAGCAGgatatattgaaaatgcCCCAAACCCTGATAGTGTAAATTCTGATTATCATCCCGATTTTCGTGAATATAGATTAAGAAGTGGAAATGCAGATAGACGAacttttatgtattttataagtgcatcatatttttttattatgtcaTCTATAATGAGATCAACTATATGTAAAGCAGTTCATTTCTTTTGGATATCAAAAGATTTAGTGGCAGAAGGTACAACAGAATTAGATATGAGAACAGTGGGAGAAGGGGAACATGTAGTAATTAAATGGAGAGGTAAACCAATTTTTGTTAAACATAGAACTCCTGAAGATATTCAAAGAGCTAGAGAAGACGATAAATTAGTCGAAACGATGAGAGATCCACAATTGGATTCAGATAGAACTCTTAGGCCAGAATGGCTAGTTAATATTGGTGTGTGTACACACTTAGGTTGCATACCTGCTCCAGGAGGAAATTACAATGGCTATTTTTGTCCATGCCATGGTTCTCATTATGATAATTCAGGAAGAATACGTCAGGGGCCAGCACCTGCAAATTTAGAAGTACCGCCTTATGAATTTGTTGACGAAAATACTATTAAAATAGGATGA